A portion of the Cherax quadricarinatus isolate ZL_2023a chromosome 21, ASM3850222v1, whole genome shotgun sequence genome contains these proteins:
- the MESR3 gene encoding uncharacterized protein MESR3 produces MCQGSQECSGRCDKYSSNSHRNSMTMGGVRGGSTLNEVGVARHVPHYASTPHLFVYQAAEDEEEVDLAPKEGKEPIYSSAIDIRKVAASKEAEAIRCINEKYDSLRALTDRREEAEDPLAVTDEDVSRIETFFRGHKTQLWVCRTLANLYIEGGAGATHGTWELKYTGVPILLLDQGETRSRDKRRLQLILAEKGTGFALWRDVVDNLTSYRAQEPQFHTLYLSSDHRRRMGFSFNDGRAACEFHSHIERLTADPANISLSGPGKKKNKAKEKVSKYKAPKKTDISSPCNFQHVTTVDACDKARFFSLQAFSKVKASTPPPVKPHTVVERPADTVETKE; encoded by the exons ATGTGCCAGGGGAGTCAGGAGTGCTCCGGGCGGTGTGACAAGTACAGTAGCAATTCACACAGAAACAGCATGACGATGGGCGGCGTAAGGGGCGGCTCCACACTCAACGAGGTGGGTGTGGCCAGACACGTGCCACACTACGCCTCCACGCCTCACCTATTCGTCTACCAGGCCgcagaggacgaggaagaggttGATCTTGCTCCAAAAGAGGGCAAAGAGCCCATTTATTCCTCCGCCATAGATATTCGCAAAGTTGCTGCTTCTAAGGAG GCTGAGGCGATACGATGCATCAACGAGAAGTACGACTCTCTGCGAGCACTGACAGACCGGAGGGAGGAGGCAGAAGACCCCTTGGCTGTTACAGATGAAGATGTGTCACGGATCGAGACATTCTTCCGTGGGCACAAGACGCAGTTATGGGTGTGTCGCACACTGGCCAACCTGTACATCGAAGGTGGGGCAGGCGCTACCCACGGCACATGGGAACTCAAGTACACTGGAGTACCTATCCTGCTCCTAGACCAGGGAGAGACGCGCTCCCGTGACAAACGGCGTCTTCAACTCATATTGGCAGAGAAGGGAACAGGATTTGCTCTCTGGAGGGATGTTGTCGATAATCTGACGTCATACCGTGCACAAGAACCACAGTTCCATACCCTCTACCTGTCTTCTGATCACCGCCGGCGTATGGGCTTCTCTTTCAACGACGGACGAGCCGCATGTGAATTCCACAGTCACATCGAACGTCTCACGGCTGATCCGGCcaacatctctctctctggtcCAGGCAAGAAGAAGAATAAGGCGAAAGAAAAAGTTTCAAAGTACAAAGCACCAAAGAAAACAGATATTTCCTCTCCATGCAATTTTCAGCACGTGACCACCGTCGACGCCTGCGACAAAGCGAGATTCTTCTCCCTTCAGGCGTTCTCAAAGGTCAAGGCCAGCACGCCACCACCTGTCAAACCTCATACAGTAGTGGAGCGGCCAGCTGACACCGTAGAAACCAAGGAGTAG